Below is a window of Agrobacterium vitis DNA.
GACCCGCACAGAAGCCGACCGGGATCGCTACCGTCAGCGCCAGAAGCAGATTGCGCTGGCCAAGCAACGCGGCGAACGGCATATCGGCGGCTGATCCGGGATCTGTGAGGCGGCGTTTGCTGTCATACGTCCAGTCACAAGGACTGTCACGACAAGAGCGCAAGATCCGGTTGATCGAACCGTTCAAACGCTGGGCGGGCAAGAAGATAGCCTTGAACATAGGGTACGCCCATATCCTTCAGCACATCCAGCTCTTCTTGGGTTTCCACCCCTTCGCATAATGGAAGAATGCCGAACTCCGTCAACATCGCCAGCGTATGGCGCAACACGATCCGCTTGGCCCGATCCTGATCGATGCCGCGCACCAGTTCCATGTCCAGCTTGACGATATCGGGCTGAAATTTCGCCAGAAGCGTCAGCCCGGCATGGCCAGCCCCGAAGTCATCAATCGCCGTCTTGAAGCCAATGCTGCGATAGGTTTTCAGAATGTTGAGCAGATGATCGGTATCGATCCGCTCGTTTTCGGTAAATTCAAACAGAATCCGGTCCAGAGGAAAACCGACCCGTTCAGCCGTATTCAGCGTCAGACGAATACAGACGCGCGGCTCATAAACGGCATTGGGCATGAAATTGATGGATAGCTTTGCCGTCGAGGTCTCCGGTAGCAATGCCGCCGCCAGTTCAATGGCCTTAACCCGGCAGCTCTGATCAAAAGCATAGCGATTGTCCGTGTTGATACCAGCCATAACCGTGGCCGCACCGGCGCCGTCCGCGCCACGCACCAGCGCTTCATAACCAAACACAGCACCATCGCGCATATCCACGATAGGCTGAAATGCCATGGAGAAGGGAACACTGAAAGCTGCGCCGTCTCGGCAACCCGCGCATGACGTCATCCAAATCTCCCGTTTAAAATTCGACCCAGTTCTATCCTGAAATTTTAAAAAATTCACTTCAGCTAAAAAACTCGGAAAATACGGCAGGGATGAGGGCGCGGCTATACCAATCGCTATTTCTGATGCTGTTTCTTGATCGTATCGATTTCGTACATCAACGCCCGGAAGGCGATGATCGCCTCGTTATCAGCAAGTTTTTCATCCAGGACCAGCGGTTCCAGCTGTTTGATCACCACGCGAAGAGCGTCCTCAATGCGGCCAAGCTGCTTGCCGTAGCTGGCCACATTCATCAAAATATCCTTCTCCGCCTCGGGATTGGTCGAGGGGCCGACATCGATATTGAACGTGACCAAACTGGCCTGCCCGACCTGGGTCGGACTATAGACCCAGGTCCATGGATTGATCGCCTGCGTGACATTGCCTGAAAGCGGCAGTTGTACCCGTCCCATACATATTCCCCCGATCAAGATCACAACCTGAAAGGGAATAATGATTTATTGCAGCGCAATAAGCAAGACTATGATCACGCAATAACGCGGGAGCCAGCATAGCCTCATTTGGCGATGTGGTTCCCCTTCGGGAATTCCGCAGCCAGCGCGCTATACCATTTGCCGCTGTTTTTCAGCGTGCGAACCTGCGTGTCATAATTGACATGCACGAGGCCGAACCGCATGCGGTAGCCTTCCGCCCATTCATAATTGTCCATCAGGCTCCAGGCGAAATAACCCTTCATGGGGATGCCCTCGGCAATCAGGTCGGCCACCACGCCCAGATGTTCAGCGTAATAATCCAGCCGTGGCTGGTCATCCACCACGCCCTCGGCCACCTCCATATTATAGCAGGCACCGTTTTCGGTGATGTAGCAGACCGGCAGCGTGTAACGGTCGTAAAGCCCTTCCACCAGCGACTTCAGCGCCGGGGCATAGACTTCCCAGCCGATATCGGTCTTGACCGTCGAGACTGGCGGCGCATCCACCGTGGCGGGAAACTCGGCACCCTCAGCCGGATTGTCAGCAACCCGCATCGGCGTGTAGTAATTCAGGCCCCACCAGTCGAGTTTCTGGGAGATGACCTCCAAGTCGCCGTCCTCTATGACAGGCATGCGATTGCCAAGGGAGGCTATGAATTCTGCCGGATATTCGCCCTTGAAGACCGGATCGAAGAAAGCGCCATTGTGAAACTGATGAGCGCGTTCAGCGGCGGCCAGATCAGCCGCACTCTGCGAGCCGGGGATAACCGAATGGGCGTTCAGCACCAGACCCGCAGGCACCTGCGGCGCGACCTGCCGGATGGCATCAATGCCAAGCCCATGGGCGAGATTGGTATAGTGCAAGGCATGCAGCGCCGCATCCATACTCCGCTCGCCCGGCGCATGCACACCGTAGAGATGACTAAGCCAGACCGAACACCACGGCTCATTGAAGGTCGCCACGGCATCCAGCCGATCACCTAGCCGTGCCATCACCAGCTTGGCATAGCGCTGGAAGGCATAGGCCGTGGAGCGCGCCGTCCAGCCGCCATCGCCCATCAGCGCCAATGGCAGATCCCAATGATAAAGCGTCGCATAGGCCTTGATGCCGCGATCCTTCAACCCATCGACCAGCTTGTCGTAAAAATCCAGCCCCGTCTCATTCACGCGGCCCGTGCCATCAGGAATAATGCGCGGCCAGGCAATGGAAAAGCGATAGGCGGAAACGCCCATCTCCTGGATCAGGTCGAGATCCTGTTCCCAGCGATTGTAATGATCGCAGGCCATATCGCCATTATGCCGCTCGAACACCCGCCCCGGCATATTGGCAAACGCATCCCAGATGCAGGGCTTTCGCCCATCCGCCTTGGTGGCACCTTCAATCTGGTAGGCGGCGGTGGCCACGCCAAACAGGAAATCACCGGGGAAGCGGGCAGCAAGGGTTTTTGCGTCGGTCATCGGGAACCTTTCGACACTTAAACTT
It encodes the following:
- a CDS encoding EAL domain-containing protein, which translates into the protein MTSCAGCRDGAAFSVPFSMAFQPIVDMRDGAVFGYEALVRGADGAGAATVMAGINTDNRYAFDQSCRVKAIELAAALLPETSTAKLSINFMPNAVYEPRVCIRLTLNTAERVGFPLDRILFEFTENERIDTDHLLNILKTYRSIGFKTAIDDFGAGHAGLTLLAKFQPDIVKLDMELVRGIDQDRAKRIVLRHTLAMLTEFGILPLCEGVETQEELDVLKDMGVPYVQGYLLARPAFERFDQPDLALLS
- a CDS encoding GH1 family beta-glucosidase — its product is MTDAKTLAARFPGDFLFGVATAAYQIEGATKADGRKPCIWDAFANMPGRVFERHNGDMACDHYNRWEQDLDLIQEMGVSAYRFSIAWPRIIPDGTGRVNETGLDFYDKLVDGLKDRGIKAYATLYHWDLPLALMGDGGWTARSTAYAFQRYAKLVMARLGDRLDAVATFNEPWCSVWLSHLYGVHAPGERSMDAALHALHYTNLAHGLGIDAIRQVAPQVPAGLVLNAHSVIPGSQSAADLAAAERAHQFHNGAFFDPVFKGEYPAEFIASLGNRMPVIEDGDLEVISQKLDWWGLNYYTPMRVADNPAEGAEFPATVDAPPVSTVKTDIGWEVYAPALKSLVEGLYDRYTLPVCYITENGACYNMEVAEGVVDDQPRLDYYAEHLGVVADLIAEGIPMKGYFAWSLMDNYEWAEGYRMRFGLVHVNYDTQVRTLKNSGKWYSALAAEFPKGNHIAK